TGTAGGTTTTGTCCCTCCACTTTCATGGGTACAGTCATTCTTAATAACCAACAAACTGTGTAAGTCGATGGAGTCTTCAAGAATGAAATTTTCTCAGTCCAGTTTTATAGATACAATACTGAGTGGCAGTGGGATTTCCCTGCAGCTAATGTTGCAGTCAGTCCTCTTCTAAGAGGTCACAGAGGCAAAACTGTAAAAGAGCAGCCAACAGAATTTATTGTTCATCTCAAGCCTTTGTCTTGCCCATTACCAATGCATCTTGAACAAATCACTGCACAAATGAACTAATTAAAAAATCGTGCCATGTTCTGTCTCATTGTGCTTTctatacatttttcttttagaatTAGTTTTATCATGgtatcagtttgttttattttttttatcttagtATTACTACTtcgtggggggaaaaaaaaaaacatttgttggtGTGAAAAACTTTGACCATTAGCACCAGTGCAGTCCCTTTGAAAACATCTGCTTTGCCGTCAGATGCAATCagagaattaaaataatggattcTGGTATTCATGCATGTGGGTGCATTTCCTGgcattaaaacaatgaaaatgatggaTAGGAATTACTGTAGACATAATGACTGAAATCAGCTTCTCCCAGGACCACATTTCCTTCTAACAATCAAGAGTATTACTCAATCACTTTTCATAGCAGCCTGATTACTGTTCGCTCACAATTTGCATGACTAAAAAtccagtatgtgtgtatgtaaagcTTGCTGTCTTCAGGTGGTCTCAACTGAACTAGTTTCTGTCGTATAGATTATTCTAGACACCAAATGTGTGACTTTATACTGTCTGTTCGTAGGTCCATACACTGAGCAAAGAGACTATCTTGCTAGCTGCTGATATTATTGAGTGCTCTACGACGTAGTACACTTTTTTTGAGCCAGAAAAAGCCTGTTCAGCCATTTGCCACTGAAATGCTGCATAAGCGCTTTCGTCAACACCAGGAAACTGACGGCAGCAAACAGAAAACGATCTCTGCAAGACTCCCACCTTACCTCCTCTCTCACATGTCTGCTCTGGCCTTTGGCTgtaaaaaatgttaaagtcGGTGACGACATGCAGCATTCGAACTCATAAAACTTATGCAGGGGAGGGGCTGAGATGGCTTTCCTCCGtttgctgtgcagctgctgacctctgacctgcctTGTTATAGGATAGCTGCCAGCTTAATGCAACCTTGGCAGAGCTGCCACCTTTCCCACCCATTAGTCCAGTCATTTTCCAGGCTAAAACACATCGCTGACCTATTTTTAGCAACAAGGGGATGCGATTTTAAGCCACTGAGGATGCAAAATCGATTCTGTATTAAGTAAATATATACTAAAGTGGACAATGTTGATGTGTTGTCATCATTCATGAAGAAGAGGCAACATGCAGCTCAGGTAAAAGTCACAACAAAGTGAGAATAAAGAATCTGTGCTGATGCCAGCACATGTAAAAATAGACTATTATGCAAAGAAACGTCTCTCTGGCTTGTgattaaaacaaagtgaaaaccaTGAATGGGCAGAGGAATGGGTGCACTCACACTTTCTTCTACTCCTTAAAACACCTCCGCCTCCCCCTCCCCTGCCACCACGTGGAAGCGCAGGGTCCACAGTGTGGCTTGGACCCATCACACAGTGACTCAGGCTGCTCTCCATTTGAAAAATTAAACGGGGGGCCGTTTGGCAGAGTTAAATGAGGCCCccaggaaaaaaacatgctgagCTCAGCACAGCTCCTACAATCTCAATCACAAAGGAGGAGGTTGGCGCGCTGATGTAATGGCTGCCGCCGTGCTGCCGCTGCcttggcagaggaggagagctcGTCAGCACAGCCCTACTAATTcatctcccccctcctcccggATCAAGGGTACATCAGATATcattaacagagaaaaaaggcGAGCAATGGCCGAGCCTAAAACCAGACACAGGGCTGGATGTAAAAGAGGATGAGGCCATCAATGGGCATTTCTCTGTATGCAGAGACACTCACCATGGAAAGTGACAGAATCCCttgagaaataaaagaaaaaactttaaaatgacaaagaatTTGTTGAGTCATACGGGATGTATACATGTTGAAGAATGTGTTCAGAGGACACAGGTGAAGACGGGCTCTCAGGCAGGCTCACCTGTCAGCATTTATCCACCTGTAGAGTTGTTCTACAATCATATGCACAAAGTTATCCTTCTTTTGCAGATAGTACTAAGAATCTTGTTCTAGTATCTAAGAATCACTGATTCAATGAGGATTTTCTCTAGAAGTCTCATTTATTGACCTGTAATTTCTGGCTTTTACCCATTTAATGGAACAATTATCGTAATTTTCCATGAAGGACTTTTAATTTCTGTGGTGCTCATTGGCAAGTGCCAATGTCTACAGTGTAGTAGCCTCATTACATGGTATCACTACAATATTCcgacagtcagacagaaatcaagtttaaaaaaaaaaaaaagctccttgCAATCCGTGATTCATACAGAGATAGCACCAGCGGCTGCTTCATAGATAATAGATAAGCCGCTGACTTAGCGGCATGGCAAACCATGGCATGTAACACCAAAATCAGCTTGCTGTATATAAACTAGGCTTTAAACCTAATTTTGGTTCAAGACCAACAACACAATACAGGTCAGTGTCTATGAATCAGAGCAGATTTTCCAATCCAGTTTAAAGGGCACATGTTTCTGTCTTCTAGAAAAGCGCAGTGGACGAGAAGTATTGACTGAAGtgctctgtggcacagaaatAACGTGAATTATTAAAATGGGTGGCATTTACCTTTAAAGAAGCAGCTTGCACATGAGCTGCCATTGTCTTCTTTTTACAACAGATTTTGAGTTTTCACAAATGTTATGTAATTTGAAATGGCAATAAAATCctatttgttgtttatttttaaacgGATGTAGCAGTGACTTAACATTTAACTGTTGCGTAGTTGTTTTCAAGCTTTTCAAAGtatgtttcactgtgttgttgtgtaagTTGAAATCACAACATGTTAACAAGttaattcatcatttcattGTGCTGTTACTGGATTTTCATTATCTTAAGCAGACTGACTTCTCCATAACTGACACTGGCAGACATGGTAGCACATCAAAGTCTACAAACAAGCTTATAAAACACACAACCTTGTCGTCTATGGGACAATTTGTTCCTCTTTGTTCTGGAACTTTttatgtgtggaaaaaatggCTTTAAGAGCAGTAAATGTCCACAACCCAGTAAAGCGCCCACCAAGTTCTTCTAATATACTGCTGCCTCCTAGTGTTCATAGAAAAACACTACGACTGTGGGGTCGGtgcagaaaagcaaaaagaagcAAATTAACCGATTTAGCAAGAAAATTACTTAAAACCTTTACTTTTACAGCACTTTACGTGGTTGGCATTTCAAATttgacaaatttaaaatcaaaagaaaatcaaaaatcttaagtgaaaatcagttttaaaaatgtgtatggcgttttgtgtgttatttattaataaatataatCGTTTCCATAATTAAGCTTTAAAATGTATGcgattaaataataaaatatcgTGATAAGTTTTGCTTTGCAGCCTGTCAAAACTTCATTCAGTCGATCACTGATTTCAAAATCGGAGCTCTACTGTGTTCCCTGGCGTCGCGTCCAGGAAAATTAATCAAGTTAGGATCACTGCACCGGGAAAGAGAGGCGACACATTTAGAAGAAGAGATGGtaagaatgaatgaaatttcATTTATGTCGCCCAGTTTATCATCAAATGATATGTCTGCGCAGCAAGTAAATCGCACAGCAAGTTCATATGAAGATATTCAGAAAACGTAAATCATTTACTGACTCTAAGCTGCCGTTAGTTAGCTAACTTTTGCACTGTGAGTAAGCAAAACACCTTCAGTAGCGGCTAACGTTAGCCGCACTGATGTTAACTGAACTAACCGTGTGGTCAAAGAAACGGTTCCCAGCTAACATTTATCGGACGATATcatattaaaatgtgttcatAATTAACCcggtttattttaatttagcGCCAAATAATCTATGACAATCCCGTTGCTAGTTAGTTAGCAGGCTAGGAGCTAACAGAAGTTAGCTAGCTCAGGCTGATTTAGCATCACTCTAACCAGCAGTGGAAGTGTCGGGTCTTTTACTTTCGTTTTCCCTCAGACTAATAAGTTCTTTTTGTGAAGCCAGCACATACAACTCCAGCAGCTAGTCACTGTGATGATTCGGCAAACTTTCTTACagtttatatattatattaataaaatGAGTTGGCTTTCCACAGAATCCAGCGCTGCACATCATTATTAAAAACATGTACTCGTTTGGTGCTTGGTTTCTGTTGCGTGATTCTCTTCGGTGAGTGGCTGTACACAAAGTTGGTATAATCAATTATTCAGTCATGGTGGTAATTTAAAACCTCAGTCTAGAAAAGTCCGGGCTGTTGTCAGGCTCAAAGCCTTATGTAGTCTCGGTCTGTAACTGAGAAACTCGCTGATAATGCAAGACAACTATGTAAGCTCCGCTCTTgtgtattatattataattgTAATGTTTGAGTATTTTGTCGCTTTGTCAAATTTATggcttatttttatttgtagttCCGCAACCAGTACGACAACGATGTCACAGTGTGGAGCCCGCAGGTCAGTCGCTGTTTGCCTTCTCCTCTTTCAGTCTTTCACTGACTGTACAGTATGAAGAAAGTTCATATCTGTGTTTTACTGGCATGACATAGCGTGGTGCCTTAACAATATtgtctgtgttcatttgtgCTCAGGGCCGTATCCACCAGATTGAGTATGCCATGGAGGCAGTGAAGCAAGGCTCTGCAACTGTAGGACTCAAATCCAGAACCCATGCAGTCCTGGTTGCACTAAAGGTAAAATGTGCCTGCCCTCATTAGTTTAAATTGTATgcacaaaataatagaaacacctgttaGTATAACTGGATACAGCTCAACAGCACCACTACacaacacctctctaaaacaatttctgtaaaaactgaacattacagtcttcatgaagggaggatttaGTGCAGGACTTCCTGTAAATCTACCTTTATCATCAAGCTAACTACCTCAAGCACAAGCCATCTGGGTCAGaggtgtgtttttgagtgtCGGTTTACTCTATAttctcattaatattaaaatcAAGTCCTTCCTAACCCTGACATCCTGTTTTAATTGGAAAAACATCAGACATCAGTATCATACTTGATCACACATGATTGACGCTTcgtgttttgtgtctctgcagagagCCCAGTCTGAACTGGCTGCCCACCAGAAGAAGATCCTCCATGTCGACAACCACATCGGTATCTCCATTGCTGGACTGACTGCTGATGCCAGACTGCTCTGGTAAGCCGAAGATACTTTGGTTGAGATGGATCTTTTCAGTAAAGCTGTGTATTAAAATATGTCATTAGTTTCACATAATACCAACACCGTCTCTCCCACAGTAACTTCATGCGTCAGGAGTGCCTGGACTCCAGATTTGTCTTCGACAGGCCCCTCCCCACATCACGTCTTGTCTCTCTTGTTGGCAGCAGTATCCTTTCCACCATTagcttaaatgtttaaaaataaaaatctcataTTGTTTAGACTTTATAGGCAGTGTGGCCTGTGTGAATGAGGgaaactgaacaaactgttgTTTGCCtcagaaaagtaaaataacaagTGTGAATAGTGATCCTTGACCGAAGCTCCAGAAACCCAAATCCCAACACAGAGGTATGGAAGGAGGCCCTACGGTGTTGGACTCCTCATTGCTGGCTATGATGTAAGtttgctcacactcacactcagatATCCtacttcatttattcatttgtgggATTACAAACCTGGAATGGAATATGTATGAAATTTGACCACAACTCCTTTTAATTTGTTGTGTGTCACCCAGGACATGGGACCTCACATCTTCCAGACCTGCCCATCAGCCAACTACTTTGACTGCAAAGCCATGTCGATCGGAGCGCGCTCTCAGTCTGCACGCACCTACCTGGAGAGATGCATGGACAAGTTTTCCGACTGTAAGatggaattttattttctaGCCTCTCACGCTCTTAGTTGAGCTGTTCAAACTAAGATCGGCCGTGGTGTTGTTAGTTTTGTCAGTTAATTCTTGAATCAGACATCTATAGATATTTTGATCACTATCATTGCTCAGTTTTTCAGCATTTGAAATGTTCACGAATGTGCAAAACCAGTCAAagaaatgaacatctcagtaCTGCTAGGTGCATTTGAAATGTTGATTGACAAAATACCTAATTTCATTGCGCCCGGTGGTATTGTTTTGTCCTCAGGTAATCTGAATGAGCTGGTCCAGCATGGCCTCCGTGCTCTCAGAGAAACCCTCCCCACTGAGCAGGACCTCACTACCAAGGTATTCCAGCTCCCCGGTTTTATTTTTGGATCTGGTTCCAAGATTTGTTAAGCTGTAAACAAATCTCATATTGAGTGTTGtatattttcttcctttgtttttcttttttcaaatgaagTATGTAATTTATCTAGTAAAATTGACTTTTTGAGTTCTTTGTTAGTTCTGAACTATTAGGTTCTTCAGAAAAGTTTAGGATTTTGCCATTGTCTTTAAAATGGGATCTTCTATAGACTATGTATTAGTAAATTTaccccatgtttttttttcagaatgttTCCATTGGCATTGTGGGGAAGGAGATGGAGTTCACcatttatgatgatgatgatgttgccCCATTCCTGGAGGGGCTGGAGGAGAGGCCACAGAGAAAGGTAGTGCGAAGGGTTCAAGGATTTATCAACCCAGTTTTGACTCATGCTTGGTTTCATTTAaggggacaaataaaaaatttttCTCATGTTGTGAGCTGCAGAGTGCAGAGGATTAGTCTAAAAGGAAGATACATTTCCAGCTCTTACTTTGGACTCCCCATTGAAGTGCACCTTTAGCATGTGCTGTTGAGTTAGAACTTctaaagactgaaaaacaagatttaatttttatttaggAGCATGAAAGTGAAATTTGAGGACACATCTGTTTAACACTGAACTGTCTGATTTTGTTCGAGGGATATTaatatcagtgttttgtgtgtgtctcaggttgCCCAGCCTGCAGATGAACCGGCTGGAGAGGTACCTGATGAGCCAATGGAGCACTGAGGCAGCGAGCCGACCAGTGATCTACTTCCTGTAGATCCCAGACCAACCTGACACTTACTGCAGCTCACCAGAGTAATTCTTAGAGGGGAAAAGATGTTGTTATGATGTGCCACTAGCTTAACTGTTAATCCAAAATATTCTCTGCTGACATCAACCAGTGTGATGTTGCTTTTGTATGAGTGACATGTACCATTATACAAGTAATAAACTCTTTTTTTGAATTGTGctgctgcatttcatttcattagtCACCTCCTGAATACACATTTCTCTGACCTACAATGAGTGCTACagcaaaatcattttcacaagAGAAACCTGAGTACTCAGAAAATTTTATTCACAGCATTTTAATCACCGATATGCATTCTCAGGTGCTTTTCCCAGCAGTTAATAAATACGttttataaaagtaaaaatctttAAACGATTTAGAGTTGAAGAAAGCAAATTTTTTAAAGGCTTAAAATATTGTTTCAGGGGACAAAGTTTGTCCATCACTAACTGTTTATCCAGAAGACAGTGGACACTAATAAAAAGTCCAATATGCATTGTCCCATTTTCTCAAATTTGCtgcagcatgtttgtgtctATTCACACTAAAGGTATTAAATCCAAGGTCcttgtctgtaaaaaaaaaaaaaaattccatctTGGACGTGAAGACCGCAGGaagtttgaaatgtgttttgttcaACACAAATGCTGACGACAATGAAAAAAACCACAGTCCCCTCAGTAAATTACAGTAATATAAGTAATGCGATCAAATTCAatcagcgttttttttttttttcgcccagTTTTCATCATCAGCATAATTCCTGCCCACAGGACACTTTCTACAGAAAAACGTCCTGATCTGAGCTAAAATTACTTACTTCTAGTGTTTCCGAAATGTATTAATTTGCAGAACAAGTATGTTTTGAAGTGGCCTGATTCAGTCTCGTTTTCTTCATTTATAAACTGTATCACTACTCTTTAATGCAAGAACTCAATGTGAATAATGCTGGATAATTTTACAGGAAAAGACACTGATGCTTGCTGAGAAAAAAGGCTTTGACAGATCAAGTATAAGTGTCTCAACACTTCACTGACTCAACTAAATACTGGGTTTGTTCACAGCCTGCAGTACTTCCAGATAATGCCTAAAATCTGGACCTGCAGAGGTCCTGTCTGCACTTcttgtttaaattaaatgaaaaactacGAATTTCTATCTTGGCATTATCATATTTGACTGAGATCATTAATTAGGCCATTGCTTATCTTATACTTATTCCTTTTTTTAGTCGATAGACAAAGCTGAtattaaagacaaaaactgtGCCCTGTACAAACATTTCTCACTTATTGACTTCAAGTAAAGTAAAGCTGGCAACACATTTTCATGCTATCACCAACTTTCATGCTACTGCCCGTCTGCTGGGAGCAGAGTTGAAAAAGAAGCTGTCCTCTCAAACACCAGGCCCGGGCTCAAGTTTATCTGCACCACGTTAGAGTCAGTGCGCCACTTTCttggctctcctcctcctgttcctccgtCTGACCTGGTTCTGGGCAGGTTCTGTCTCCGCAGGCCGGGTCAGGTCCTCTATCTTCTCCTGCTCCATCACAGACGTCATCTTCAGTGTGAGCTCCAGCTCCTTCAGGACTCCGGCCAGGTCCTC
The window above is part of the Toxotes jaculatrix isolate fToxJac2 chromosome 5, fToxJac2.pri, whole genome shotgun sequence genome. Proteins encoded here:
- the psma1 gene encoding proteasome subunit alpha type-1, with the protein product MFRNQYDNDVTVWSPQGRIHQIEYAMEAVKQGSATVGLKSRTHAVLVALKRAQSELAAHQKKILHVDNHIGISIAGLTADARLLCNFMRQECLDSRFVFDRPLPTSRLVSLVGSKTQIPTQRYGRRPYGVGLLIAGYDDMGPHIFQTCPSANYFDCKAMSIGARSQSARTYLERCMDKFSDCNLNELVQHGLRALRETLPTEQDLTTKNVSIGIVGKEMEFTIYDDDDVAPFLEGLEERPQRKVAQPADEPAGEVPDEPMEH